A section of the Clostridium felsineum DSM 794 genome encodes:
- the mreC gene encoding rod shape-determining protein MreC, with translation MKLFKNRLTVTVIVLSVSFLLLISYSAKRKKVSFVENGVGTVLNSVQGFFYNVNSDVKGFFGFVSNFSEVKSENQELKKKNSQLNQKAAAYDSLKRENTKLKKMFDFKQSKSEYNYVGGDIILKSGSDALKGYVINKGSKDGIKVGMAVINDEGLIGQVTSVANNYCKIETISSENISVAALVQSTQVNDCIVRGYTDNEDKEKNLSILTMLPLNSVIKEGDTIATSGIGGDYPKDIIIGKVKSVEDNKGKMEKEAIIEPAVDFSRLQNVFIVVPKDTSEIKY, from the coding sequence ATGAAGCTATTTAAAAACAGGCTGACAGTAACAGTTATTGTTCTGTCAGTTAGCTTTTTGTTATTAATTTCATACAGTGCTAAGAGGAAAAAGGTTTCTTTTGTGGAAAATGGTGTTGGTACAGTTCTTAATTCTGTGCAAGGGTTCTTTTATAATGTAAATAGTGATGTAAAGGGATTTTTTGGATTTGTATCTAATTTTTCAGAGGTTAAGTCTGAAAATCAAGAATTAAAGAAAAAAAATAGTCAGCTTAATCAAAAGGCGGCTGCTTATGATTCTCTTAAAAGAGAAAATACGAAATTAAAAAAGATGTTCGATTTTAAACAATCAAAATCTGAATATAATTATGTGGGTGGAGACATAATACTGAAAAGTGGGTCTGATGCACTAAAAGGTTATGTTATAAATAAAGGTTCGAAAGATGGAATAAAGGTTGGAATGGCAGTTATTAACGATGAAGGTTTAATTGGGCAGGTAACCTCTGTAGCAAATAATTATTGTAAGATAGAAACTATTTCTAGTGAAAATATATCTGTTGCAGCGTTAGTTCAAAGTACTCAAGTTAATGACTGTATAGTTAGAGGATACACAGATAACGAAGATAAGGAAAAGAATTTATCAATATTAACTATGCTTCCTTTAAACTCTGTTATTAAAGAAGGAGATACCATAGCAACTTCAGGAATTGGTGGGGATTATCCTAAAGATATAATAATAGGAAAGGTTAAAAGTGTTGAAGATAATAAAGGTAAAATGGAGAAAGAAGCTATAATTGAACCTGCGGTAGACTTTTCAAGGCTTCAAAATGTATTTATAGTAGTTCCAAAAGATACAAGCGAAATTAAATATTAG
- a CDS encoding peptidoglycan D,D-transpeptidase FtsI family protein: MKRRIKLKKIFNRINALRLVVILVFLAIIIKLINLQIVQSDSYKAQANNTAHKFIKEAAPRGEITDSTGATLATNKQSFDVTYLQTEDNKNDFYNTMSKLFYILDKNGEKQNDSFGLKVDDSGYRFDFSTTDENEIRKMQLRFLKDRGFEEDIIKKLYKGKSKESDISSSQVTKVNDELLKISPKKAFETLVKNYKIPKSYKITIDGQTIKKNCDVNDVRRFMVVKDAVKMNSYSGYKPVAIASNVKQETSFTILQKANELPGIDVSVDPIRYYPYDKLASNVLGYISKITPSSAEQSKSYTEKGYDVNSDLIGTTGLEASLEDRLKGTSGGRIVEVNKQGKITDELAKKDPYPGQNVQLTINKDVQYAAEQSLINTMADLRKQGSSNSASGSTYLGNATRGAAVVIDVKTGGVLALASVPNFNPNDFSDPNGLSETATEKYFSTDVIAKAKAAGVPASLYDTLFPVSKSNSNTRIDKYDYLAKPLYDYATLSLIPPGSTFKPLTAVAGLETGVINQYETIYDPGSFNDGMGFNPQFKADGYMGYVDLNTAIAKSSNGYFMTVGQRLRQKGGSDILAKYAWKFGLGVQPNSNVTPSTGIEIQENFGQVYNSYTNKNNFGQQGQWSIMENLQAGKYSKGISINLYTGDNDSKQISSLKAAIKDNIKTSIFNGKFDRDKTEDLITQLVSNDPLYKGKTFSKADLVAIAGSIVTEETNDYTQATLPFNVYNAAIGQGIDEFTPLQLANYIATIANGGKRYKVHLVDKVTDASGKLVYQNKPEVIEDTQVKQSTIDAVKNGMNAVNDRGTAAGAFANFPIQAAGKTGTADPYSPEVEESIMRSSYAVYVGFAPRDNPQIAVATVVFDGGFGTGIAQISKSIYEAYFKNQLKQLNFNFDTDVDAKPETDATTTGNNQTQTQN, from the coding sequence ATGAAAAGAAGAATAAAACTAAAAAAAATATTTAATAGGATAAATGCTTTAAGATTAGTAGTAATATTAGTGTTTTTGGCAATTATTATTAAACTTATAAATTTACAAATAGTACAAAGTGATTCTTATAAGGCTCAGGCTAATAATACAGCACATAAGTTTATAAAAGAAGCTGCACCAAGAGGAGAAATAACAGACTCTACAGGAGCTACTCTTGCAACAAATAAGCAAAGCTTTGATGTTACATATCTTCAAACAGAGGATAATAAAAATGATTTTTATAATACAATGTCTAAATTATTTTACATTTTAGATAAAAATGGTGAAAAACAAAATGATAGTTTTGGACTTAAAGTTGATGATAGTGGTTATAGATTTGATTTCAGTACTACAGATGAGAATGAAATAAGAAAAATGCAGCTTAGGTTCCTTAAAGATAGGGGATTTGAAGAGGATATTATAAAAAAATTATATAAAGGTAAATCGAAGGAAAGTGATATAAGCTCTTCACAGGTTACAAAAGTTAATGATGAACTTCTTAAAATTTCGCCAAAGAAAGCTTTTGAAACCCTTGTTAAAAACTATAAAATACCAAAATCATACAAGATAACAATAGATGGACAAACTATAAAAAAGAATTGTGATGTTAATGATGTTAGAAGATTTATGGTTGTAAAAGATGCAGTTAAGATGAATAGTTATTCTGGATATAAACCGGTTGCAATAGCTAGTAATGTAAAGCAAGAAACTTCATTTACTATTCTTCAAAAAGCAAATGAACTTCCAGGAATAGATGTTTCAGTTGACCCTATAAGATACTATCCTTATGATAAATTGGCATCTAATGTTTTAGGATATATAAGTAAAATAACACCTTCAAGTGCAGAACAATCTAAAAGCTATACAGAAAAAGGTTATGATGTAAATAGTGATTTAATAGGTACAACTGGACTAGAGGCGTCACTTGAGGATAGACTTAAGGGAACCTCTGGTGGAAGGATTGTAGAGGTTAATAAGCAAGGAAAGATAACGGACGAACTTGCTAAAAAAGATCCATATCCAGGTCAAAATGTACAGCTTACAATAAATAAAGATGTGCAGTATGCAGCAGAGCAATCGCTTATAAATACTATGGCAGATTTAAGAAAGCAGGGATCTTCTAATAGTGCAAGTGGATCTACGTACTTAGGAAATGCAACAAGAGGAGCAGCAGTTGTAATAGATGTAAAAACTGGTGGAGTTTTAGCCCTAGCATCTGTTCCTAACTTTAATCCTAATGATTTTTCAGATCCAAATGGACTTTCAGAGACAGCTACTGAAAAATATTTTTCGACAGATGTTATTGCTAAAGCTAAGGCTGCAGGAGTTCCAGCAAGTCTTTATGACACTTTATTTCCTGTAAGTAAAAGTAACAGTAATACTAGAATTGATAAATACGATTATCTTGCAAAGCCGCTTTATGATTATGCAACACTGTCATTAATACCACCAGGATCAACATTTAAACCACTTACAGCTGTAGCTGGGCTTGAAACAGGAGTTATAAATCAATATGAAACTATATATGATCCGGGTAGTTTTAACGATGGGATGGGATTTAACCCTCAATTTAAAGCTGATGGATATATGGGATATGTAGATTTAAATACAGCTATAGCGAAATCAAGTAATGGATATTTTATGACGGTTGGTCAGCGTTTAAGACAAAAGGGTGGAAGTGATATACTAGCAAAATACGCTTGGAAGTTTGGACTTGGAGTACAGCCAAATTCTAACGTAACTCCATCTACAGGAATAGAAATTCAGGAAAACTTTGGACAAGTATATAATTCTTATACAAATAAAAATAATTTTGGTCAACAAGGTCAATGGAGTATAATGGAAAATCTTCAGGCAGGAAAATATTCTAAGGGAATTTCTATAAATTTATATACTGGTGATAATGATTCAAAGCAGATTTCTTCCTTAAAGGCAGCAATAAAAGATAATATAAAAACTTCTATTTTCAATGGAAAATTTGATAGAGATAAAACAGAAGACCTCATAACTCAGCTTGTAAGTAATGATCCACTTTATAAAGGAAAGACATTTTCAAAGGCGGATTTAGTAGCTATTGCAGGTTCAATTGTAACTGAAGAGACGAATGATTACACACAGGCAACACTTCCGTTTAATGTATACAATGCAGCCATTGGTCAAGGTATAGATGAGTTTACACCTCTTCAACTTGCAAATTATATTGCAACTATAGCCAATGGTGGAAAAAGGTATAAAGTACACCTTGTAGATAAAGTAACAGATGCAAGTGGTAAGCTTGTATATCAAAATAAGCCAGAGGTGATTGAGGATACTCAGGTTAAGCAGTCGACTATAGATGCAGTAAAGAATGGAATGAATGCAGTTAATGATAGAGGTACAGCGGCAGGGGCTTTTGCTAATTTCCCAATACAAGCAGCAGGAAAAACAGGAACAGCTGATCCTTATTCTCCAGAGGTTGAAGAAAGCATAATGAGATCTTCCTATGCAGTTTATGTTGGATTTGCACCTAGAGATAATCCACAAATAGCAGTAGCAACAGTTGTATTTGATGGTGGATTTGGTACTGGTATTGCACAAATTTCTAAAAGTATATATGAAGCTTACTTTAAAAATCAACTTAAACAACTTAACTTTAATTTTGATACAGATGTAGATGCAAAACCAGAAACTGATGCCACAACTACAGGAAATAATCAAACGCAAACTCAAAACTAA
- a CDS encoding rod shape-determining protein, which yields MGFFGISRDMGIDLGTANTLVYVKGKGIVLREPSVVAINTNKDVLAVGDEAKQMIGRTPGNIRAIRPLKDGVIADFDITESMLKSFISKISSKSAFASPRILVCHPSGVTEVERRAIKEATKRAGAREVKVMEEPMAAAIGAGLPVEEPRGSMIVDIGGGTTEVAVVSLGGIVTSKSLRVAGDELDQAIISYIKKEYNLMIGERTSEIIKIKMGSAFKTEESLENIVIKGRNLVTGLPKNIEISEEEVREALREPVAAIVDSIKLALEKTPPELAADIMDKGIMLAGGGALLKGLDMLISKETNISVHIAESPLDCVALGAGKALDHFEKLVSD from the coding sequence ATGGGATTTTTTGGAATATCAAGAGACATGGGAATAGATCTTGGAACAGCTAATACTTTAGTTTATGTGAAAGGTAAGGGTATAGTATTAAGAGAACCATCAGTTGTTGCTATTAATACTAATAAGGACGTTCTTGCAGTAGGAGACGAAGCAAAACAAATGATAGGTAGAACGCCTGGAAATATTAGAGCTATAAGACCTTTAAAGGATGGAGTAATTGCAGATTTTGATATTACGGAAAGTATGCTTAAAAGTTTTATAAGTAAAATAAGTTCTAAGAGCGCATTTGCAAGTCCAAGAATTCTTGTTTGTCATCCATCAGGAGTAACTGAAGTTGAAAGAAGAGCTATAAAAGAAGCAACAAAACGAGCAGGAGCAAGAGAAGTAAAGGTTATGGAAGAACCTATGGCAGCAGCTATTGGAGCAGGACTTCCAGTTGAGGAACCAAGAGGAAGTATGATTGTAGATATAGGTGGAGGTACTACAGAGGTAGCAGTAGTATCACTAGGAGGAATTGTAACAAGTAAATCCCTTAGAGTTGCTGGAGATGAGCTAGATCAAGCAATAATCAGTTATATTAAAAAAGAATACAATCTTATGATTGGTGAAAGAACTTCAGAAATAATAAAGATTAAAATGGGTTCAGCATTTAAAACAGAAGAATCCCTAGAAAATATAGTTATAAAAGGAAGAAACCTTGTAACAGGGTTGCCTAAAAATATTGAAATCAGTGAAGAAGAAGTAAGAGAAGCGTTAAGAGAACCTGTAGCAGCAATAGTTGATTCTATAAAATTAGCTCTTGAAAAAACACCACCAGAGCTTGCGGCAGATATAATGGATAAAGGAATAATGCTTGCTGGTGGAGGAGCACTTCTTAAAGGACTTGATATGCTCATTAGTAAAGAAACCAACATATCTGTACATATAGCAGAATCTCCTCTTGACTGTGTAGCGCTTGGAGCAGGTAAAGCTCTAGATCACTTCGAAAAATTAGTTAGTGATTAG
- the mreD gene encoding rod shape-determining protein MreD: MKKILTLLLCILGFTFVDNCIAPFIAIRGYYPSFLFVFIISYSIINEGWAGIIIGLAAGFLQDIYLFNGIGVNLFINLILCYASGIIGRSLFKEKALIPTILVFFMSFARGILMFAILYVCGSRSNISVSLYGSIYNFIIGVPMYIWVYKLCQKRYMITKWKL, encoded by the coding sequence ATGAAAAAAATTTTAACACTATTATTATGTATACTAGGTTTTACATTTGTAGATAACTGCATAGCTCCTTTCATAGCTATTAGGGGATACTATCCTAGTTTTCTCTTTGTATTTATAATAAGCTATTCTATAATAAATGAAGGCTGGGCAGGTATTATTATTGGATTAGCAGCAGGATTTCTTCAAGATATTTATCTTTTTAATGGTATAGGAGTAAATTTATTTATTAATTTGATTTTATGCTACGCATCTGGAATTATTGGTAGAAGTTTATTTAAAGAAAAAGCATTAATTCCAACTATATTAGTATTCTTTATGTCTTTTGCAAGAGGCATTTTAATGTTTGCTATTCTATATGTATGTGGCAGTCGTAGCAATATAAGTGTTAGTTTGTATGGTTCTATTTATAATTTTATTATTGGCGTTCCAATGTATATTTGGGTTTATAAACTCTGTCAAAAAAGATACATGATAACAAAATGGAAATTATAA
- a CDS encoding peptidoglycan D,D-transpeptidase FtsI family protein: protein MKKRKLKKIFNRFNALMVVVLLVFSGIIAQLVNLQIVQTDSYKAKANSTAHRFIKEMAPRGEITDSTGTLLATNKQSFDVTYLQTSTNKNNFYNTVAKVFYILDKNGEKQNDSFALKVDANEYKLDFNTTDPDEIKKMQLRFLKDRGFEEPIIKKLYKGKSKEDDLTSQQKENVNNELLKITPEKIFETLVKNYKIPKSYKISIDGQTISKNCDVNDLRRFMVVEDAVKMNSYSGYKPVAIASNVKQETSFTILQKANELPGIDVSVDPIRYYPYNKLASNVLGYISKITPSSAEQSKSYTEKGYDVNSDLIGTTGLEAALEDRLKGTSGGRIVEVNKQGKITDELAKKDPYPGQNVQLTINKDVQYAAEQSLINTMAKLRAQGYSTTNGGSSYLGNATRGAAVVIDVKTGGVLALASVPNFDPNDFSDPNGLSEAATEKYFSTDLTAKAKAAGVPASLYDTLFPVSKSNSNTRVDKYDYLAKPLYNYATLSLIPPGSTFKPLTAIAGLETGVITPYTTIYDPGSFNDGMGFKTEFKSDGYLGYNDLTNAIAKSSNGYFMTVGQLLRQKGGSDILAKYAWKFGLGVQPNSNITASTGIEIQENFGQVYNSYTNKNNFGQQGQWSIMENLQAGKYAKGISINLYTGDNDSKQLSSLKAAIKDNIKTSISSGKFDRDKTEDLISQLISTDPLYKGKTFSKADTEAIASSIVTEETNDYTQATLPFNVYNAAIGQGIDEFTPLQLANYIATIANGGKRYKVHLVDKVTDASGKVVYQNKPEVIEDTQVKQSTIDAVKNGMNAVNDRGTASGAFANFPIQAAGKTGTADPYSSDVEASIMRSSYAVYVGFAPRDNPEIAVATVVFDGGFGGNTTQIAKGIYEAYFKNQLKQLNFNFDTDVDAKPETDAATTTNNQTETQN, encoded by the coding sequence ATGAAAAAAAGAAAACTGAAGAAGATATTCAATAGATTTAATGCTTTAATGGTAGTTGTACTGCTTGTTTTTTCAGGTATTATTGCACAACTGGTAAATCTTCAGATAGTACAAACTGATTCTTATAAAGCAAAAGCTAACAGTACAGCGCATAGATTTATAAAAGAAATGGCGCCAAGAGGAGAGATAACTGACTCAACGGGAACACTTCTTGCAACAAATAAGCAAAGTTTTGATGTTACGTATCTTCAAACCAGCACCAATAAGAATAATTTTTATAACACGGTTGCTAAAGTATTTTATATTTTAGATAAAAATGGTGAAAAGCAAAATGACAGCTTTGCACTTAAGGTTGATGCTAATGAATATAAATTAGATTTTAATACAACTGATCCAGATGAGATAAAAAAAATGCAGCTTAGATTTTTAAAGGATAGAGGTTTTGAAGAGCCAATTATAAAAAAGCTCTATAAGGGAAAATCAAAGGAAGATGATTTAACCAGTCAGCAGAAAGAAAATGTAAATAATGAGCTTTTAAAAATCACACCAGAGAAAATCTTTGAAACGCTTGTTAAAAACTATAAAATACCTAAAAGTTATAAAATAAGTATTGATGGTCAAACAATAAGTAAAAATTGTGATGTAAATGACCTTAGAAGATTTATGGTTGTTGAAGATGCAGTTAAAATGAACAGCTATTCTGGTTATAAGCCAGTTGCTATAGCTAGTAATGTAAAGCAAGAAACTTCATTTACTATTCTTCAAAAAGCAAATGAACTTCCAGGAATAGACGTATCTGTGGATCCAATAAGATACTATCCTTATAATAAATTAGCTTCTAATGTTTTAGGATATATAAGTAAAATAACACCTTCTAGTGCAGAGCAATCTAAAAGCTATACAGAAAAAGGTTATGATGTAAATAGCGATTTAATAGGTACTACTGGATTAGAAGCAGCACTTGAGGATAGACTTAAGGGTACATCTGGTGGAAGAATTGTAGAAGTAAATAAGCAAGGAAAGATAACAGATGAACTTGCTAAAAAAGATCCTTATCCAGGTCAAAATGTACAGCTTACAATAAATAAGGATGTGCAGTATGCAGCAGAGCAATCCCTTATAAATACTATGGCAAAGCTAAGAGCACAGGGATATTCTACAACTAATGGAGGAAGCTCTTACTTAGGAAATGCTACAAGAGGAGCTGCGGTTGTAATAGATGTAAAGACTGGTGGGGTTTTGGCTTTAGCATCTGTGCCTAACTTTGATCCTAATGATTTTTCAGATCCTAATGGTCTTTCAGAGGCGGCTACTGAAAAATATTTTTCAACAGATCTTACTGCTAAAGCTAAGGCTGCAGGAGTTCCAGCAAGTCTTTATGACACTCTGTTTCCTGTAAGTAAAAGTAACAGCAATACTAGAGTTGATAAATACGATTATCTTGCAAAGCCTTTGTATAATTATGCAACGCTTTCATTAATACCACCGGGATCAACATTTAAGCCCCTTACAGCTATAGCTGGTCTTGAAACTGGGGTTATAACACCATATACAACTATTTACGATCCAGGTAGTTTTAATGATGGAATGGGTTTTAAAACTGAATTTAAATCTGATGGTTATCTTGGCTATAACGATTTAACAAATGCTATAGCAAAATCAAGTAATGGATACTTTATGACGGTTGGTCAGCTTTTAAGACAAAAAGGTGGAAGTGATATACTGGCAAAATATGCTTGGAAATTTGGACTTGGAGTACAACCTAATTCTAATATAACAGCATCTACCGGAATAGAGATTCAGGAAAATTTTGGACAAGTATATAATTCCTATACAAATAAAAATAATTTTGGTCAACAAGGTCAATGGAGTATAATGGAAAATCTTCAGGCAGGAAAATACGCTAAAGGAATTTCAATAAATTTATATACTGGTGATAATGATTCAAAGCAGCTTTCTTCCTTAAAGGCGGCAATAAAGGATAACATAAAAACTTCAATTTCCAGTGGGAAATTTGACAGAGATAAAACTGAAGACCTTATTAGTCAACTTATAAGTACTGATCCGCTTTATAAAGGAAAAACATTTTCAAAAGCAGATACAGAGGCTATTGCTAGTTCAATTGTAACTGAGGAGACAAATGATTATACGCAAGCAACGCTTCCATTTAATGTATACAATGCAGCTATTGGTCAGGGTATAGATGAGTTTACACCACTTCAACTTGCAAATTATATTGCAACTATAGCCAATGGTGGAAAAAGGTATAAAGTACATCTTGTAGATAAGGTAACAGACGCCAGTGGAAAGGTTGTGTATCAAAATAAGCCGGAAGTGATTGAGGATACGCAGGTTAAACAATCTACTATAGATGCGGTTAAGAATGGAATGAATGCAGTTAACGATAGAGGTACAGCTTCTGGAGCTTTTGCTAATTTCCCAATACAAGCAGCGGGTAAAACTGGTACAGCTGACCCTTATAGTTCAGATGTTGAAGCAAGTATAATGAGATCATCCTATGCGGTTTATGTTGGTTTTGCACCTAGAGATAATCCAGAAATTGCAGTAGCAACAGTTGTATTTGATGGTGGATTTGGAGGTAATACTACTCAAATTGCTAAAGGTATATATGAAGCTTACTTTAAAAATCAACTTAAACAACTTAACTTTAATTTTGATACAGATGTAGATGCAAAGCCAGAAACAGATGCAGCAACTACGACAAATAATCAAACTGAAACTCAAAATTAG
- the radC gene encoding RadC family protein, which yields MMNGNLKITDLPESERPRERLLRYGSEVLSNSELLAIILRTGTLNENIINLSSRILKENGGLNGVLSLSLEELKNIKGIGKAKAVQILAISELFKRFKAYKSGDSIRITSPKDAANIVMEEMKSFNKEHLYVIMLNTKNSVIKISDVSVGSLNSSIVHPREVYVEPILKHAASIILCHNHPSGDPKPSGEDLNITKRLYECSKFIGIELLDHIIIGDGIYISLKEEGLL from the coding sequence TTGATGAATGGCAATCTAAAAATTACAGATTTACCAGAGAGTGAAAGACCGAGAGAAAGGCTCTTGAGATATGGAAGTGAAGTGCTTTCAAATAGTGAGCTTTTGGCTATTATACTGAGAACAGGAACATTAAATGAAAACATAATCAATCTTAGCAGCAGAATTTTAAAGGAAAATGGAGGCTTAAATGGTGTTTTAAGTTTAAGTCTAGAGGAACTTAAAAATATCAAAGGAATAGGAAAAGCTAAAGCAGTTCAAATTTTAGCAATAAGTGAGCTGTTTAAAAGATTTAAAGCTTATAAATCTGGAGATAGTATAAGAATAACCTCGCCTAAAGATGCTGCGAATATTGTTATGGAAGAAATGAAAAGTTTTAATAAAGAGCATTTATATGTTATAATGCTTAATACTAAAAATTCAGTTATAAAGATATCTGATGTTTCTGTAGGAAGTTTGAATTCTTCTATAGTTCATCCTAGGGAAGTATATGTAGAACCGATATTAAAGCATGCAGCATCAATTATATTGTGTCATAATCATCCGTCAGGAGATCCAAAGCCTAGTGGGGAAGATTTGAATATAACCAAAAGGCTTTATGAGTGTAGTAAATTCATAGGGATAGAACTTTTGGATCATATAATAATTGGGGACGGTATATATATAAGTTTAAAAGAAGAAGGACTATTATAA